The following nucleotide sequence is from Desulfobacterales bacterium.
GCTAAAAGCAAGACTTTAATCAAAAGGAGGAAGTTATGGCTGAAAATGAGGTTGTCACCGACACCCGCGTGAGCATGGTGTCGCAGATGGGCAAGGCCGAGGACTGGTGGGCGATCTGGCTGGCGGCATTTTTTTTCATAGTCGTCACCGTCTTCACCTTTATCTGGAAGCCGCCGGTGGAAGAACTTCCCAAGTACCGGGCGATCATGGATCAGGAAATGGAACAGGCCGGCTTCAGAACAATGGCCTACACGGAAGCTGAAAAAAAATTGAAGAGTATCAGAGCCAGGAACCACGGTTTAACCAAAACGCTGCGGAGTATAACCGATCGACCCAAAGGATGGTCGACCAATCCGATTCGGTCCTTTTATATGAGCGAATCGGCCGCGGCGGAAAAAAGAGCTGCTGCAGCCGATCGCTTCGAAAGAGCCAAAGAAAATCTGGCAGAGGTCAAAACCAAAGCGGAGGCGGCTGAAAACGCAGCCCGGCAGGCCCAGTTCAAAGACCCTCAACTCAACGAGCAGGCCAGATCGGCCCTTGCGGAATGGAGAGAGGCATCAGCCGCCCACTCCAAAGCCAAGGCGGCCGCCAACACCAAACCCTACAACTTGATTCCTTCCCTGATTGTTCTGGGTATAGTGATGATGTTGTTTTTCGCTATCGGGGGCAAGTTTATCGGTTTCAACCTGCGCGAATACTTTATCGGCTTCCCGGTTATCTATTTGCTCTCGATTGTCTCCTATATGCTGGGAAACCAAGCCACATTTAAAGCCTTGGGCATATCCTATGTGCTCTTTGCGATCTTTTTGGGCCTGATAATTGCTAATATCACCGGGGTGACCAAGAGCATAAGAACCGCCGGGCAGACCGAGTTTTTCATCAAAACCGGTCTGGTTCTGCTGGGGGCACGTATTCTTTTCGGGCAGATCGCAATGATCGGCATCCCGGGCCTTTTTGTCACCTGGGTGGTTACACCGATCGTTCTGCTGGTGACTTACTGGTTTGGACAGAACATCATCAAGGTTCCTTCCAAAGAGCTGAACATCACCGTCTCTGCGGACATGTGCGTATCCGGGGTTTCCGCGGCCATCGCCACCGCGTCGGCCTGCCGTGCCAAGAGGGAGGAACTGACACTTGCAATCGGCATGTCCATGATCTTTGTCGCCATCATGATCTTCGCACTGCCTGCCATCGCCAACATGGTGGGCATGCATCCGGTCCTGGCAGGAGCATGGCTGGGAGGGACGGTGGACAACACCGGCTCGGTCGTGGCCGCCGGGGAACTGATCGGTTATGAGGCAATGGTTGTGGCGGCCACGATCAAAATGATCCAGAATATCATGATCGGTGTCATCGCCTTCGGCGTTGCCGCATACTGGGCCCTGAAAATTGAACCGGAGCGGGAAAGAAAACCCGGGGAATCTCCGGTGAAACTGTCTTTCAGCGGTGCGATGTATGAAATCTGGTACCGTTTCCCCAAATTTATCCTGGGTTTCATCGGCGCTTCCATCGTCTTTTCCATCATGCAGGCGGCGGTATCCATGGACTGGGGTAACGCCATGGTCAGTGAGGGCGTTCTCTCCCTCGCTAACCGGTACCGCGGCTGGTTTTTCGGCCTTGCCTTCGTTAGCATCGGGCTCAGCATCAATTTTCAGGAATTGAAGGAACCCCTCCGGGGTGGAAAACCTGTCATCCTGTATGTTTTCGGACAGACATTCAATCTGATACTGACTTTCCTCATGGCATGGCTCATGTTTATGGTCATCTTCAGGGACATCACCGAAAAATTGATGCTCGGGGTGTGATACCCTATCGGAGTGCAGCTGCATTGACCAATCCAAAACCAACCGGGGGCGGGAGACCGCCCCCGGTCTCCCTTTTAATGCGATGGCTGAAGTTGTTTCTGGTTGCGATGGTAATCGGCGCATGCGCGTATCTGGGTTCTAGCCTGGAACGTCTGCCGTTGGTCGGATCCGCCATAACCACTTTGCGTGAAAGCGGTATCAGTGTGGGCGCCTGGTATTACGATGATGTGGAGGAGGTTTTCGAAGCAATGGATTTTATACGGGAAACGCTCGGGCGCGACACCTCTGAAGGATGAGCAAGGTACGGTTTTAGGGGGGGCTTTTCGATGATTGCGGCAGGCCCGTATGATACCGACCGCTGCGGAAAAGCGAATGGACAAGAGCCTGGATAAGAAATATTCCCTGGTGCTGGAGCGGGAAAAACAGTTTGTCAAGCGGGTGGTTTACATAATGCGGGCACATACCCAGCCCCCCTGGTGGCATATGCTTATCCCGTTCAGGTTTTTGTTCGAACATATGGCCCGTAAGCGGGATGTGCGGGCGTTTTCGGCCACTCATCTGTACCTGAAGCAAATAGCCCTGTCCGCGGCCCGCTGGGATGTGGAACCAGGGGATCCGGCTGCAAGCGGCCGGCAGATGCAGGCACGACTCAGGGATTACTGGCTCCATATGCAGACAGTAAAGTCAGGAGAGATTTACGAATACTTGAGCGAGTGGATGGAGCTGCTCCGGAGCCACTATCACCGGCTGCTGAAAGCATCGGGAAAAAATTATCAAACCTTGCTCCAAAACGCTTACCCTTCCAGCGAGTACCGGGATTTTCTTTCCCGGCTGACGGATCTGGAAAGGAAAATTGACCGGAGCCTTTTGCTCGTTCAGGGAAAAACGGATACCATATCCGCTTTCATTCAAAATAAGCAAAACGCATTCGCTAAAGTTCGTGAACGAGAATTGAGGGAAACCCACAAGAATATTGATCAATAAATCTCTGTTAAAGGCTGATTTATTTTGATAAATGGTTCAGCTCTTCTTTGCGCAGTTTTTTACTACTTGCTTCAATCTGTTTGATCACTTGTATTGATTCTTCTGAGGTGTGTATATAATTTTTAATATATTCGTTTAGTTCACGCTCCGCCTTTTCAATAATGTTTAAGTATTGCAAGTACTTACTGCGATTACTATAGACACCGGCAAAAATTTTCTCAAATGTTTCCCCTGACTTTTTCAACAACGCCAGGTAGTGCGTTGCCATCACCTGAATCACACAAACCTGTTTTTCCGCCAGAACTCTGTCCTGCTCCGAAATATCCAGTTCAGGGAAATAATCCCGGACATCGTAGAGGATTTTTCCTCCAGCGACGGCTTCTTTATAAGCCTTGTCCAGCGCTTTCTTCCTGGTTGTCAAAATGTTCTCGGCGAAAAAACGTACGCTGAGTTTATACTGTTTGATTTTATAAAAATGATGTACCAACAGAATCGGAATAAAAATCATCCATACTGATGTTTCGGGTTTTTTTACCACATCCATCGCCAGCCTGTAGGAAAACTGCTCTTCGTGGGCATGAATTAAATCATATTTTTCTTTTAAAGAAAAAGTCACATTTAGCCTCCCGGTTTATTCATATCCAGAATACAGAAAGATGGCGACAATTGCAACAGAGTTGCTGCAGGTTTTTTCGGCCTTTCGTTTGGATATGGTGGACAAAAGGCGACATATCATGTGGATTTTAAGGTAAAATCGTCGACCATCTAAACGGAGTATTATGCTGGACCAGAGTGAAATCAACAATATTCTTATGAAAGCCCGTGTTCCGGAGCATTCCGCGGCATTTATGCGGGCCATGTCCGGAGGCGAACTTTTCGTGATTGGGCGCTATCTGTTCATTGCCGCACAAGACTGGCTGCTCGCCATAGGCTATCCGC
It contains:
- a CDS encoding putative sulfate exporter family transporter → MAENEVVTDTRVSMVSQMGKAEDWWAIWLAAFFFIVVTVFTFIWKPPVEELPKYRAIMDQEMEQAGFRTMAYTEAEKKLKSIRARNHGLTKTLRSITDRPKGWSTNPIRSFYMSESAAAEKRAAAADRFERAKENLAEVKTKAEAAENAARQAQFKDPQLNEQARSALAEWREASAAHSKAKAAANTKPYNLIPSLIVLGIVMMLFFAIGGKFIGFNLREYFIGFPVIYLLSIVSYMLGNQATFKALGISYVLFAIFLGLIIANITGVTKSIRTAGQTEFFIKTGLVLLGARILFGQIAMIGIPGLFVTWVVTPIVLLVTYWFGQNIIKVPSKELNITVSADMCVSGVSAAIATASACRAKREELTLAIGMSMIFVAIMIFALPAIANMVGMHPVLAGAWLGGTVDNTGSVVAAGELIGYEAMVVAATIKMIQNIMIGVIAFGVAAYWALKIEPERERKPGESPVKLSFSGAMYEIWYRFPKFILGFIGASIVFSIMQAAVSMDWGNAMVSEGVLSLANRYRGWFFGLAFVSIGLSINFQELKEPLRGGKPVILYVFGQTFNLILTFLMAWLMFMVIFRDITEKLMLGV
- a CDS encoding NF038143 family protein gives rise to the protein MIPTAAEKRMDKSLDKKYSLVLEREKQFVKRVVYIMRAHTQPPWWHMLIPFRFLFEHMARKRDVRAFSATHLYLKQIALSAARWDVEPGDPAASGRQMQARLRDYWLHMQTVKSGEIYEYLSEWMELLRSHYHRLLKASGKNYQTLLQNAYPSSEYRDFLSRLTDLERKIDRSLLLVQGKTDTISAFIQNKQNAFAKVRERELRETHKNIDQ
- a CDS encoding NF038143 family protein, whose translation is MTFSLKEKYDLIHAHEEQFSYRLAMDVVKKPETSVWMIFIPILLVHHFYKIKQYKLSVRFFAENILTTRKKALDKAYKEAVAGGKILYDVRDYFPELDISEQDRVLAEKQVCVIQVMATHYLALLKKSGETFEKIFAGVYSNRSKYLQYLNIIEKAERELNEYIKNYIHTSEESIQVIKQIEASSKKLRKEELNHLSK